Proteins from one Strix aluco isolate bStrAlu1 chromosome 10, bStrAlu1.hap1, whole genome shotgun sequence genomic window:
- the HEPH gene encoding hephaestin isoform X1: MPEHVRKTFRLPRLLVGADLSDKLSGAAVRSFGVVSRDSATQKQWLTQRGFVSVQPPKVPSLQAMMGLFWLLLLYIPVLSPAFAGGVTRVYYLGIREVDWDYAPTGRNVLAGQSIARNLRASTYLQPSKDRVGSMYKKSVYKQYTDSTYATEIPKPGWLGFLGPVIRAEVGDTIKVHLKNFAGRPYTIHPHGVFYEKDSEGSLYPDMSLQDQKKDDAVFPGGNYTYTWTVPEDHSPTADDPNCLTWIYHSHIDAPKDIASGLIGPLLTCKKGILTGRSQKRQDVDIDYFLMFSVVDENLSWYLDENIVSFCTDPGSVDKEDEEFQESNKMHAINGYVFGNLPDVTMCAGDYVSWHLFGMGNEIDVHTAYFHGEMLNIRGHRTDVASLFPATFVTADMVPSNPGRWLLSCQINDHIQAGMGALYEVRPCSRQAPASVLGGRVRKYYIAAKEVQWDYGPSGLDQLSGHRLSEAGSTAEQFFKRSPYRIGGVYWKAKYVEYTDESFREEKQQSEEEKHLGILGPVIKAEVGDTIVVTFVNKASWPFSIQPHGVSYGKAWEGMRYHDGLSQSGVSVAPLHNFTYQWTVPKQVGPTASDPPCLTWLYSSAVNPSRDASSGLVGPLVICKPGTLDDNNKQKGIDKEFYLLFSVFDENLSWYLNANIKYYLRMEETSVKKDDGFEESNRMHAINGFMFGNLPGLTVCEGDNVSWHLLGLGSEADVHGAVFQGNTLQMNGMRRDSTNLFPHTFATAFMQPDNSGIFEIYCQTSNHYQAGMRERYFVSKCGKRAPAAARRYRGVRTYYLMAEEVLWDYMPDRSWERERHNHSVESYADVFLSNEDGRLGSRYKKVVYREYSDGTFQTPRARTNGDEHLGILGPFLWAEVGDILNIVFKNNASRPYSVHAHGVLERETGQPQVANPGDIVTYRWEVPERSGPGPNDSACVPWIYYSTVDPVKDMYSGLVGPLKICRRGALQSDGVRKDVKREFALLFLVFDENQSWYLEENMERYSKGNHKAINLLDDKFVESNKMHAINGRLYANLPGLTMFQGEWVNWYLLGLGQEIDIHTVHFHAETFIYKNGKSYRADVVDLFPGTFEMVEMLVGNPGTWLLHCHVSDHIHAGMEILFTVLPRPEPALEVVNYSAELPPEDKDESQKITLFGAKLAQGQIEATVIALAIVGTVLFLVACSLLGVVIYLERQKRLRRNRRSILDDGFKLMSQKNPGL; the protein is encoded by the exons ATGCCGGAGCACGTCCGCAAGACATTCAGATTGCCACGACTCCTGGTCGGAGCTGATTTATCTGATAAGCTTTCTGGTGCTGCAGTGCGGAGCTTTGGTGTGGTGAGCAGGGACTCTGCCACACAGAAGCAGTGGCTGACGCAGCGGGGATTTGTCTCG GTGCAACCCCCAAAAGTGCCCTCACTTCAGGCTATGATGGGAttgttttggctgctgctgctttacatCCCCGTGCTGTCACCCGCGTTTGCTGGAGGTGTCACCCGCGTCTATTACCTGGGGATCCGCGAGGTGGACTGGGACTATGCTCCGACAGGAAGGAATGTGCTCGCTGGCCAGAGCATTGCACGTAACCT CAGGGCCTCAACATACCTCCAGCCCAGCAAAGACAGGGTGGGAAGCATGTACAAGAAATCTGTCTATAAGCAATACACGGACTCCACGTACGCCACTGAGATCCCCAAACCAGGCTGGCTGGGTTTCCTTGGGCCTGTCATCCGCGCAGAAGTGGGGGATACCATTAAAGTACACCTAAAAAATTTTGCTGGTCGACCGTATACAATCCATCCTCACGGTGTTTTCTACGAGAAGGACTCTGAAG GATCCCTGTATCCTGATATGTCCCTTCAGGATCAGAAGAAGGATGATGCTGTTTTCCCGGGAGGGAATTACACCTACACTTGGACTGTCCCTGAAGATCACAGCCCAACTGCTGATGACCCAAACTGCTTGACCTGGATCTACCACTCTCATATTGATGCACCAAAGGACATTGCATCTGGATTAATCGGGCCATTACTTACAtgcaaaaaag GAATACTGACTGGCAGGTCTCAGAAACGTCAGGACGTGGACATTGATTACTTTCTGATGTTCAGTGTGGTGGATGAGAACCTAAGCTGGTATCTGGATGAGAACATAGTGTCCTTCTGCACGGATCCAGGCTCCGTagacaaagaagatgaagaattCCAAGAGAGCAACAAAATGCAcg CTATTAATGGTTATGTGTTTGGGAACCTCCCTGATGTGACCATGTGTGCTGGGGATTACGTTTCATGGCACCTCTTCGGGATGGGCAATGAAATCGATGTTCATACAGCCTACTTCCATGGAGAAATGCTCAATATTCGAGGCCATAGGACGGATGTGGCCAGCCTCTTCCCAGCCACTTTTGTTACGGCAGACATGGTCCCCAGTAACCCCGGGAGGTGGCTGCTGAGCTGTCAGATCAATGACCACATACAAG CGGGGATGGGGGCACTCTATGAGGTCCGGCCCTGTTCTCGGCAAGCTCCGGCGTCCGTCCTGGGAGGGAGAGTCCGGAAATACTACATAGCTGCGAAGGAGGTGCAGTGGGACTACGGACCTTCGGGGCTCGACCAGCTCAGCGGGCACCGGCTGAGCGAGGCAGGCAG CACTGCTGAGCAGTTTTTCAAGCGTAGCCCCTACCGAATTGGGGGAGTCTATTGGAAGGCAAAGTATGTGGAATACACCGATGAGAGCTTCCGTGAGGAAAAGCAGCAATCAGAAGAAGAGAAACACCTTGGGATACTCG GTCCAGTGATCAAAGCTGAAGTTGGAGACACCATCGTGGTGACGTTTGTTAACAAAGCCTCCTGGCCTTTCAGCATCCAGCCTCACGGAGTGTCCTATGGGAAGGCCTGGGAAGGAATGCGGTACCATGATG GTCTGTCCCAGAGCGGGGTTTCTGTGGCTCCGCTGCACAACTTCACGTACCAGTGGACCGTGCCGAAGCAGGTCGGGCCCACGGCCAGCGACCCTCCCTGCCTGACCTGGCTGTACAGCTCGGCAGTGAACCCCAGCAGAGATGCCAGCTCGGGCTTAGTGGGGCCTCTGGTCATCTGCAAGCCGGGCACTCTGGATGACAACAACAAACAG AAAGGGATCGACAAAGAATTTTACCTTCTCTTCAGCGTGTTTGACGAGAACCTCAGCTGGTATTTAAACGCAAACATAAAGTACTATTTGAGGATGGAAGAGACTTCTGTGAAAAAGGATGATGGCTTCGAGGAATCAAACAGGATGCATG CCATCAACGGGTTTATGTTTGGTAACTTGCCTGGGCTGACTGTGTGTGAAGGAGACAATGTGTCCTGGCACCTTCTGGGCTTGGGTAGTGAAGCAGATGTACACGGAGCTGTGTTTCAGGGAAACACCCTGCAGATGAACGGGATGCGGAGAGATTCAACCAATCTCTTCCCCCATACGTTTGCCACTGCCTTCATGCAGCCTGATAACAGTG GGATTTTTGAGATCTACTGCCAGACGAGCAATCACTATCAGGCTGGGATGAGGGAACGCTACTTCGTTTCCAAGTGTGGAAAaagggctcctgctgctgcccggcGGTACAGAGGGGTGCGGACGTACTACCTCATGGCGGAGGAGGTGCTGTGGGACTACATGCCTGACCGAAGCTGGGAGAGGGAACGGCACAACCACTCTGTGGAGAG CTACGCCGATGTATTTTTGAGCAACGAGGATGGACGGCTCGGCTCCAGGTACAAGAAGGTGGTGTACAGGGAGTACAGCGATGGGACTTTCCAGACCCCCAGGGCCAGGACCAACGGTGACGAGCACCTGGGGATACTGG GTCCTTTTCTGTGGGCGGAAGTGGGAGATATCCTCAACATTGTGTTTAAGAACAACGCCAGCCGGCCCTACTCCGTTCACGCGCATGGGGTGCTGGAGAGGGAGACGGGGCAGCCGCAAGTGGCAAACCCTG GAGACATTGTGACCTACCGGTGGGAAGTTCCTGAGAGATCTGGTCCAGGGCCAAATGACTCAGCCTGTGTTCCTTGGATCTACTACTCCACAGTGGACCCCGTAAAG GATATGTACAGCGGTCTGGTCGGGCCCCTGAAGATCTGCCGGAGAGGGGCACTGCAATctgatggggtcaggaaggatgTGAAGAGGGAGTTTGCTCTACTGTTCCTGGTTTTTGATGAAAATCAGTCCTGGTACTTGGAGGAAAACATGGAACGTTACAGCAAGGGAAATCACAAGGCGATCAACCTGCTGGATGACAAATTTGTGGAAAGCAACAAAATGCATG CAATCAACGGGAGGCTCTATGCAAACTTGCCTGGGCTGACCATGTTCCAGGGAGAGTGGGTGAACTGGTACCTGCTGGGTCTGGGTCAGGAGATCGACATCCACACAGTCCATTTTCATGCTGAGACCTTCATCTACAAG AATGGCAAAAGCTACAGAGCAGATGTTGTGGATCTGTTCCCTGGGACCTTTGAAATGGTGGAGATGTTGGTTGGGAACCCTGGGACGTGGCTGCTTCACTGTCACGTGTCTGATCACATTCACGCTGGCATGGAGATACTCTTCACAGTCTTGCCCAGACCAG agcCAGCTCTTGAAGTCGTAAACTACAGTGCAG AGTTGCCACCTGAGGATAAGGATGAGTCCCAGAAGATCACACTTTTTGGAGCAAAGTTGGCTCAAGGGCAGATAGAGGCCACAGTCATCGCTCTGGCTATTGTGGGAACGGTGCTTTTCCTGGTCGCCTGCTCCCTCCTGGGAGTGGTCATCTATCTCGAGAGACAGAAGCGGCTGAGACGCAATCGGAGGTCCATCCTGGATGACGGATTCAAACTCATGTCGCAAAAGAATCCGGGGCTATAA
- the HEPH gene encoding hephaestin isoform X3 — protein MMGLFWLLLLYIPVLSPAFAGGVTRVYYLGIREVDWDYAPTGRNVLAGQSIARNLRASTYLQPSKDRVGSMYKKSVYKQYTDSTYATEIPKPGWLGFLGPVIRAEVGDTIKVHLKNFAGRPYTIHPHGVFYEKDSEGSLYPDMSLQDQKKDDAVFPGGNYTYTWTVPEDHSPTADDPNCLTWIYHSHIDAPKDIASGLIGPLLTCKKGILTGRSQKRQDVDIDYFLMFSVVDENLSWYLDENIVSFCTDPGSVDKEDEEFQESNKMHAINGYVFGNLPDVTMCAGDYVSWHLFGMGNEIDVHTAYFHGEMLNIRGHRTDVASLFPATFVTADMVPSNPGRWLLSCQINDHIQAGMGALYEVRPCSRQAPASVLGGRVRKYYIAAKEVQWDYGPSGLDQLSGHRLSEAGSTAEQFFKRSPYRIGGVYWKAKYVEYTDESFREEKQQSEEEKHLGILGPVIKAEVGDTIVVTFVNKASWPFSIQPHGVSYGKAWEGMRYHDGLSQSGVSVAPLHNFTYQWTVPKQVGPTASDPPCLTWLYSSAVNPSRDASSGLVGPLVICKPGTLDDNNKQKGIDKEFYLLFSVFDENLSWYLNANIKYYLRMEETSVKKDDGFEESNRMHAINGFMFGNLPGLTVCEGDNVSWHLLGLGSEADVHGAVFQGNTLQMNGMRRDSTNLFPHTFATAFMQPDNSGIFEIYCQTSNHYQAGMRERYFVSKCGKRAPAAARRYRGVRTYYLMAEEVLWDYMPDRSWERERHNHSVESYADVFLSNEDGRLGSRYKKVVYREYSDGTFQTPRARTNGDEHLGILGPFLWAEVGDILNIVFKNNASRPYSVHAHGVLERETGQPQVANPGDIVTYRWEVPERSGPGPNDSACVPWIYYSTVDPVKDMYSGLVGPLKICRRGALQSDGVRKDVKREFALLFLVFDENQSWYLEENMERYSKGNHKAINLLDDKFVESNKMHAINGRLYANLPGLTMFQGEWVNWYLLGLGQEIDIHTVHFHAETFIYKNGKSYRADVVDLFPGTFEMVEMLVGNPGTWLLHCHVSDHIHAGMEILFTVLPRPEPALEVVNYSAELPPEDKDESQKITLFGAKLAQGQIEATVIALAIVGTVLFLVACSLLGVVIYLERQKRLRRNRRSILDDGFKLMSQKNPGL, from the exons ATGATGGGAttgttttggctgctgctgctttacatCCCCGTGCTGTCACCCGCGTTTGCTGGAGGTGTCACCCGCGTCTATTACCTGGGGATCCGCGAGGTGGACTGGGACTATGCTCCGACAGGAAGGAATGTGCTCGCTGGCCAGAGCATTGCACGTAACCT CAGGGCCTCAACATACCTCCAGCCCAGCAAAGACAGGGTGGGAAGCATGTACAAGAAATCTGTCTATAAGCAATACACGGACTCCACGTACGCCACTGAGATCCCCAAACCAGGCTGGCTGGGTTTCCTTGGGCCTGTCATCCGCGCAGAAGTGGGGGATACCATTAAAGTACACCTAAAAAATTTTGCTGGTCGACCGTATACAATCCATCCTCACGGTGTTTTCTACGAGAAGGACTCTGAAG GATCCCTGTATCCTGATATGTCCCTTCAGGATCAGAAGAAGGATGATGCTGTTTTCCCGGGAGGGAATTACACCTACACTTGGACTGTCCCTGAAGATCACAGCCCAACTGCTGATGACCCAAACTGCTTGACCTGGATCTACCACTCTCATATTGATGCACCAAAGGACATTGCATCTGGATTAATCGGGCCATTACTTACAtgcaaaaaag GAATACTGACTGGCAGGTCTCAGAAACGTCAGGACGTGGACATTGATTACTTTCTGATGTTCAGTGTGGTGGATGAGAACCTAAGCTGGTATCTGGATGAGAACATAGTGTCCTTCTGCACGGATCCAGGCTCCGTagacaaagaagatgaagaattCCAAGAGAGCAACAAAATGCAcg CTATTAATGGTTATGTGTTTGGGAACCTCCCTGATGTGACCATGTGTGCTGGGGATTACGTTTCATGGCACCTCTTCGGGATGGGCAATGAAATCGATGTTCATACAGCCTACTTCCATGGAGAAATGCTCAATATTCGAGGCCATAGGACGGATGTGGCCAGCCTCTTCCCAGCCACTTTTGTTACGGCAGACATGGTCCCCAGTAACCCCGGGAGGTGGCTGCTGAGCTGTCAGATCAATGACCACATACAAG CGGGGATGGGGGCACTCTATGAGGTCCGGCCCTGTTCTCGGCAAGCTCCGGCGTCCGTCCTGGGAGGGAGAGTCCGGAAATACTACATAGCTGCGAAGGAGGTGCAGTGGGACTACGGACCTTCGGGGCTCGACCAGCTCAGCGGGCACCGGCTGAGCGAGGCAGGCAG CACTGCTGAGCAGTTTTTCAAGCGTAGCCCCTACCGAATTGGGGGAGTCTATTGGAAGGCAAAGTATGTGGAATACACCGATGAGAGCTTCCGTGAGGAAAAGCAGCAATCAGAAGAAGAGAAACACCTTGGGATACTCG GTCCAGTGATCAAAGCTGAAGTTGGAGACACCATCGTGGTGACGTTTGTTAACAAAGCCTCCTGGCCTTTCAGCATCCAGCCTCACGGAGTGTCCTATGGGAAGGCCTGGGAAGGAATGCGGTACCATGATG GTCTGTCCCAGAGCGGGGTTTCTGTGGCTCCGCTGCACAACTTCACGTACCAGTGGACCGTGCCGAAGCAGGTCGGGCCCACGGCCAGCGACCCTCCCTGCCTGACCTGGCTGTACAGCTCGGCAGTGAACCCCAGCAGAGATGCCAGCTCGGGCTTAGTGGGGCCTCTGGTCATCTGCAAGCCGGGCACTCTGGATGACAACAACAAACAG AAAGGGATCGACAAAGAATTTTACCTTCTCTTCAGCGTGTTTGACGAGAACCTCAGCTGGTATTTAAACGCAAACATAAAGTACTATTTGAGGATGGAAGAGACTTCTGTGAAAAAGGATGATGGCTTCGAGGAATCAAACAGGATGCATG CCATCAACGGGTTTATGTTTGGTAACTTGCCTGGGCTGACTGTGTGTGAAGGAGACAATGTGTCCTGGCACCTTCTGGGCTTGGGTAGTGAAGCAGATGTACACGGAGCTGTGTTTCAGGGAAACACCCTGCAGATGAACGGGATGCGGAGAGATTCAACCAATCTCTTCCCCCATACGTTTGCCACTGCCTTCATGCAGCCTGATAACAGTG GGATTTTTGAGATCTACTGCCAGACGAGCAATCACTATCAGGCTGGGATGAGGGAACGCTACTTCGTTTCCAAGTGTGGAAAaagggctcctgctgctgcccggcGGTACAGAGGGGTGCGGACGTACTACCTCATGGCGGAGGAGGTGCTGTGGGACTACATGCCTGACCGAAGCTGGGAGAGGGAACGGCACAACCACTCTGTGGAGAG CTACGCCGATGTATTTTTGAGCAACGAGGATGGACGGCTCGGCTCCAGGTACAAGAAGGTGGTGTACAGGGAGTACAGCGATGGGACTTTCCAGACCCCCAGGGCCAGGACCAACGGTGACGAGCACCTGGGGATACTGG GTCCTTTTCTGTGGGCGGAAGTGGGAGATATCCTCAACATTGTGTTTAAGAACAACGCCAGCCGGCCCTACTCCGTTCACGCGCATGGGGTGCTGGAGAGGGAGACGGGGCAGCCGCAAGTGGCAAACCCTG GAGACATTGTGACCTACCGGTGGGAAGTTCCTGAGAGATCTGGTCCAGGGCCAAATGACTCAGCCTGTGTTCCTTGGATCTACTACTCCACAGTGGACCCCGTAAAG GATATGTACAGCGGTCTGGTCGGGCCCCTGAAGATCTGCCGGAGAGGGGCACTGCAATctgatggggtcaggaaggatgTGAAGAGGGAGTTTGCTCTACTGTTCCTGGTTTTTGATGAAAATCAGTCCTGGTACTTGGAGGAAAACATGGAACGTTACAGCAAGGGAAATCACAAGGCGATCAACCTGCTGGATGACAAATTTGTGGAAAGCAACAAAATGCATG CAATCAACGGGAGGCTCTATGCAAACTTGCCTGGGCTGACCATGTTCCAGGGAGAGTGGGTGAACTGGTACCTGCTGGGTCTGGGTCAGGAGATCGACATCCACACAGTCCATTTTCATGCTGAGACCTTCATCTACAAG AATGGCAAAAGCTACAGAGCAGATGTTGTGGATCTGTTCCCTGGGACCTTTGAAATGGTGGAGATGTTGGTTGGGAACCCTGGGACGTGGCTGCTTCACTGTCACGTGTCTGATCACATTCACGCTGGCATGGAGATACTCTTCACAGTCTTGCCCAGACCAG agcCAGCTCTTGAAGTCGTAAACTACAGTGCAG AGTTGCCACCTGAGGATAAGGATGAGTCCCAGAAGATCACACTTTTTGGAGCAAAGTTGGCTCAAGGGCAGATAGAGGCCACAGTCATCGCTCTGGCTATTGTGGGAACGGTGCTTTTCCTGGTCGCCTGCTCCCTCCTGGGAGTGGTCATCTATCTCGAGAGACAGAAGCGGCTGAGACGCAATCGGAGGTCCATCCTGGATGACGGATTCAAACTCATGTCGCAAAAGAATCCGGGGCTATAA
- the HEPH gene encoding hephaestin isoform X4, whose protein sequence is MPEHVRKTFRLPRLLVGADLSDKLSGAAVRSFGVVSRDSATQKQWLTQRGFVSVQPPKVPSLQAMMGLFWLLLLYIPVLSPAFAGGVTRVYYLGIREVDWDYAPTGRNVLAGQSIARNLRASTYLQPSKDRVGSMYKKSVYKQYTDSTYATEIPKPGWLGFLGPVIRAEVGDTIKVHLKNFAGRPYTIHPHGVFYEKDSEGSLYPDMSLQDQKKDDAVFPGGNYTYTWTVPEDHSPTADDPNCLTWIYHSHIDAPKDIASGLIGPLLTCKKGILTGRSQKRQDVDIDYFLMFSVVDENLSWYLDENIVSFCTDPGSVDKEDEEFQESNKMHAINGYVFGNLPDVTMCAGDYVSWHLFGMGNEIDVHTAYFHGEMLNIRGHRTDVASLFPATFVTADMVPSNPGRWLLSCQINDHIQAGMGALYEVRPCSRQAPASVLGGRVRKYYIAAKEVQWDYGPSGLDQLSGHRLSEAGSTAEQFFKRSPYRIGGVYWKAKYVEYTDESFREEKQQSEEEKHLGILGPVIKAEVGDTIVVTFVNKASWPFSIQPHGVSYGKAWEGMRYHDGLSQSGVSVAPLHNFTYQWTVPKQVGPTASDPPCLTWLYSSAVNPSRDASSGLVGPLVICKPGTLDDNNKQKGIDKEFYLLFSVFDENLSWYLNANIKYYLRMEETSVKKDDGFEESNRMHGIFEIYCQTSNHYQAGMRERYFVSKCGKRAPAAARRYRGVRTYYLMAEEVLWDYMPDRSWERERHNHSVESYADVFLSNEDGRLGSRYKKVVYREYSDGTFQTPRARTNGDEHLGILGPFLWAEVGDILNIVFKNNASRPYSVHAHGVLERETGQPQVANPGDIVTYRWEVPERSGPGPNDSACVPWIYYSTVDPVKDMYSGLVGPLKICRRGALQSDGVRKDVKREFALLFLVFDENQSWYLEENMERYSKGNHKAINLLDDKFVESNKMHAINGRLYANLPGLTMFQGEWVNWYLLGLGQEIDIHTVHFHAETFIYKNGKSYRADVVDLFPGTFEMVEMLVGNPGTWLLHCHVSDHIHAGMEILFTVLPRPEPALEVVNYSAELPPEDKDESQKITLFGAKLAQGQIEATVIALAIVGTVLFLVACSLLGVVIYLERQKRLRRNRRSILDDGFKLMSQKNPGL, encoded by the exons ATGCCGGAGCACGTCCGCAAGACATTCAGATTGCCACGACTCCTGGTCGGAGCTGATTTATCTGATAAGCTTTCTGGTGCTGCAGTGCGGAGCTTTGGTGTGGTGAGCAGGGACTCTGCCACACAGAAGCAGTGGCTGACGCAGCGGGGATTTGTCTCG GTGCAACCCCCAAAAGTGCCCTCACTTCAGGCTATGATGGGAttgttttggctgctgctgctttacatCCCCGTGCTGTCACCCGCGTTTGCTGGAGGTGTCACCCGCGTCTATTACCTGGGGATCCGCGAGGTGGACTGGGACTATGCTCCGACAGGAAGGAATGTGCTCGCTGGCCAGAGCATTGCACGTAACCT CAGGGCCTCAACATACCTCCAGCCCAGCAAAGACAGGGTGGGAAGCATGTACAAGAAATCTGTCTATAAGCAATACACGGACTCCACGTACGCCACTGAGATCCCCAAACCAGGCTGGCTGGGTTTCCTTGGGCCTGTCATCCGCGCAGAAGTGGGGGATACCATTAAAGTACACCTAAAAAATTTTGCTGGTCGACCGTATACAATCCATCCTCACGGTGTTTTCTACGAGAAGGACTCTGAAG GATCCCTGTATCCTGATATGTCCCTTCAGGATCAGAAGAAGGATGATGCTGTTTTCCCGGGAGGGAATTACACCTACACTTGGACTGTCCCTGAAGATCACAGCCCAACTGCTGATGACCCAAACTGCTTGACCTGGATCTACCACTCTCATATTGATGCACCAAAGGACATTGCATCTGGATTAATCGGGCCATTACTTACAtgcaaaaaag GAATACTGACTGGCAGGTCTCAGAAACGTCAGGACGTGGACATTGATTACTTTCTGATGTTCAGTGTGGTGGATGAGAACCTAAGCTGGTATCTGGATGAGAACATAGTGTCCTTCTGCACGGATCCAGGCTCCGTagacaaagaagatgaagaattCCAAGAGAGCAACAAAATGCAcg CTATTAATGGTTATGTGTTTGGGAACCTCCCTGATGTGACCATGTGTGCTGGGGATTACGTTTCATGGCACCTCTTCGGGATGGGCAATGAAATCGATGTTCATACAGCCTACTTCCATGGAGAAATGCTCAATATTCGAGGCCATAGGACGGATGTGGCCAGCCTCTTCCCAGCCACTTTTGTTACGGCAGACATGGTCCCCAGTAACCCCGGGAGGTGGCTGCTGAGCTGTCAGATCAATGACCACATACAAG CGGGGATGGGGGCACTCTATGAGGTCCGGCCCTGTTCTCGGCAAGCTCCGGCGTCCGTCCTGGGAGGGAGAGTCCGGAAATACTACATAGCTGCGAAGGAGGTGCAGTGGGACTACGGACCTTCGGGGCTCGACCAGCTCAGCGGGCACCGGCTGAGCGAGGCAGGCAG CACTGCTGAGCAGTTTTTCAAGCGTAGCCCCTACCGAATTGGGGGAGTCTATTGGAAGGCAAAGTATGTGGAATACACCGATGAGAGCTTCCGTGAGGAAAAGCAGCAATCAGAAGAAGAGAAACACCTTGGGATACTCG GTCCAGTGATCAAAGCTGAAGTTGGAGACACCATCGTGGTGACGTTTGTTAACAAAGCCTCCTGGCCTTTCAGCATCCAGCCTCACGGAGTGTCCTATGGGAAGGCCTGGGAAGGAATGCGGTACCATGATG GTCTGTCCCAGAGCGGGGTTTCTGTGGCTCCGCTGCACAACTTCACGTACCAGTGGACCGTGCCGAAGCAGGTCGGGCCCACGGCCAGCGACCCTCCCTGCCTGACCTGGCTGTACAGCTCGGCAGTGAACCCCAGCAGAGATGCCAGCTCGGGCTTAGTGGGGCCTCTGGTCATCTGCAAGCCGGGCACTCTGGATGACAACAACAAACAG AAAGGGATCGACAAAGAATTTTACCTTCTCTTCAGCGTGTTTGACGAGAACCTCAGCTGGTATTTAAACGCAAACATAAAGTACTATTTGAGGATGGAAGAGACTTCTGTGAAAAAGGATGATGGCTTCGAGGAATCAAACAGGATGCATG GGATTTTTGAGATCTACTGCCAGACGAGCAATCACTATCAGGCTGGGATGAGGGAACGCTACTTCGTTTCCAAGTGTGGAAAaagggctcctgctgctgcccggcGGTACAGAGGGGTGCGGACGTACTACCTCATGGCGGAGGAGGTGCTGTGGGACTACATGCCTGACCGAAGCTGGGAGAGGGAACGGCACAACCACTCTGTGGAGAG CTACGCCGATGTATTTTTGAGCAACGAGGATGGACGGCTCGGCTCCAGGTACAAGAAGGTGGTGTACAGGGAGTACAGCGATGGGACTTTCCAGACCCCCAGGGCCAGGACCAACGGTGACGAGCACCTGGGGATACTGG GTCCTTTTCTGTGGGCGGAAGTGGGAGATATCCTCAACATTGTGTTTAAGAACAACGCCAGCCGGCCCTACTCCGTTCACGCGCATGGGGTGCTGGAGAGGGAGACGGGGCAGCCGCAAGTGGCAAACCCTG GAGACATTGTGACCTACCGGTGGGAAGTTCCTGAGAGATCTGGTCCAGGGCCAAATGACTCAGCCTGTGTTCCTTGGATCTACTACTCCACAGTGGACCCCGTAAAG GATATGTACAGCGGTCTGGTCGGGCCCCTGAAGATCTGCCGGAGAGGGGCACTGCAATctgatggggtcaggaaggatgTGAAGAGGGAGTTTGCTCTACTGTTCCTGGTTTTTGATGAAAATCAGTCCTGGTACTTGGAGGAAAACATGGAACGTTACAGCAAGGGAAATCACAAGGCGATCAACCTGCTGGATGACAAATTTGTGGAAAGCAACAAAATGCATG CAATCAACGGGAGGCTCTATGCAAACTTGCCTGGGCTGACCATGTTCCAGGGAGAGTGGGTGAACTGGTACCTGCTGGGTCTGGGTCAGGAGATCGACATCCACACAGTCCATTTTCATGCTGAGACCTTCATCTACAAG AATGGCAAAAGCTACAGAGCAGATGTTGTGGATCTGTTCCCTGGGACCTTTGAAATGGTGGAGATGTTGGTTGGGAACCCTGGGACGTGGCTGCTTCACTGTCACGTGTCTGATCACATTCACGCTGGCATGGAGATACTCTTCACAGTCTTGCCCAGACCAG agcCAGCTCTTGAAGTCGTAAACTACAGTGCAG AGTTGCCACCTGAGGATAAGGATGAGTCCCAGAAGATCACACTTTTTGGAGCAAAGTTGGCTCAAGGGCAGATAGAGGCCACAGTCATCGCTCTGGCTATTGTGGGAACGGTGCTTTTCCTGGTCGCCTGCTCCCTCCTGGGAGTGGTCATCTATCTCGAGAGACAGAAGCGGCTGAGACGCAATCGGAGGTCCATCCTGGATGACGGATTCAAACTCATGTCGCAAAAGAATCCGGGGCTATAA